In Scheffersomyces stipitis CBS 6054 chromosome 8, complete sequence, one DNA window encodes the following:
- the PDX3 gene encoding pyridoxine (pyridoxiamine) phosphate oxidase, with product MSSEPVHDTQVPLLFAPETYQYTKGHLQEAEIEKDPLLQFNKWFKQAQTELPKGSDIIPESTNFSTARLPSGRVSSRIVLLKELDHYGFVVYSNWGSSKKAADFNSNKHASLTFFWPHIQRQVRIEGLMEPVTRETTQRYFDTRPRGSKIGAWASPQSSVISSRDDLDKINNKYEDKFKALKDNEIPAPEHWGGMRIVPLEVEFWQGGVSRLHDRITYRRESIDKNEWEVVRLAP from the coding sequence ATGTCTTCCGAGCCCGTGCACGATACACAAGTGCCTCTTCTCTTCGCTCCAGAAACGTACCAGTATACCAAGGGCCATCTCCAGGAAGCTGAAATCGAGAAAGACCCTCTACTCcagttcaacaaatggTTCAAACAGGCACAAACTGAACTTCCTAAAGGTTCTGACATCATTCCTGAATCCACCAACTTCTCAACAGCCCGCTTGCCTTCTGGTCGTGTTTCGTCTAGAattgtcttgttgaaggaattggacCATTATGGATTTGTAGTCTACTCCAACTGGGGTAGCTCCAAAAAGGCTGCTGacttcaacagcaataaACACGCTTCCTTAACGTTTTTCTGGCCCCACATCCAAAGACAGGTCAGAATTGAAGGCTTAATGGAACCTGTCACTAGAGAGACTACTCAGAGATACTTCGATACCAGACCTAGAGGTTCTAAAATCGGTGCCTGGGCTTCTCCTCAGTCTTCAGTAATTTCATCCAGAGAcgacttggacaagatcaacaacaagtacGAAGACAAATTCAAGGCATTGAAAGACAATGAGATTCCTGCCCCAGAGCATTGGGGAGGCATGAGAATCGTGCCATTAGAAGTAGAATTCTGGCAAGGAGGAGTTTCCAGATTGCACGACAGAATCACatacagaagagaaagtatTGACAAGAATGAATGGGAAGTTGTGCGCCTTGCTCCATGA
- a CDS encoding mitochondrial ribosomal large subunit protein (go_component intracellular; ribosome~go_function structural constituent of ribosome~go_process protein biosynthesis) — MSLSLRLGGSFLNEALLGWVPRLTLGLGASKTSGIARDSRLDDLKKQIEANNGQPPFMIDNGTILRAAPKKKMSHRRHRTKLYTPGDKQMHPLNNIVRCPACGHVKRSHFMCMHCFAEIRTFLKGKKRENGLIKDVENPQSDLDPVDERILYPGKFVQEDERMLQKKEWIPVREEPLMYNSKQTKHIKR; from the coding sequence ATGTCCTTATCGTTGCGACTTGGCGGCTCGTTTCTCAACGAAGCTCTTCTCGGCTGGGTGCCGAGACTCACCCTCGGTTTGGGTGCTTCTAAAACTTCTGGAATCGCCAGAGATTCTAGGTTGGACGACTTGAAAAAGCAGATAGAAGCCAACAACGGCCAGCCCCCTTTCATGATCGACAACGGCACCATCTTGAGGGCCGCTcctaagaagaaaatgtcacACAGAAGACACAGAACCAAGTTGTACACTCCAGGCGACAAGCAGATGCATCCCCTCAATAACATTGTCAGATGTCCAGCATGCGGTCACGTCAAGAGATCGCACTTCATGTGTATGCACTGTTTTGCTGAGATTAGGACCTTTTTGAAGGGAAAGAAGAGGGAAAATGGCTTGATAAAGGATGTTGAAAACCCACAGAGCGACTTGGACCCCGTAGACGAAAGAATCTTGTATCCAGGCAAGTTTGTCCAGGAAGATGAAAGAAtgttgcagaagaaggagtGGATTCCTGTAAGAGAAGAGCCCTTAATGTACAACTCCAAACAGACCAAGCATATTAAGAGATGA
- the CDC10 gene encoding septin (involved in cytokinesis, cell wall organization, conjugation, and cell division~go_function GTP binding~go_process cell cycle~go_function GTP binding~go_process cell cycle): protein MSVVEEQFTQPQKYVGFDTITTQIENRLLKRGFQFNVMVVGRSGLGKSTLVNTLFSSKLATSNGRRSVSEPIEKTTEIKVTSHTLIENNVRLNINVIDTPGFGDQINNEKCWEPLVKYIKEQHSQYLRKELTAQRERFIPDTRVHAILYFIPPNGTKLKQLDVLALKKLSEIANVIPIIAKSDSLTLEERSNFKKLLQNEFVKYNFNIYPYDSDDLYPEERQLNEDIKSLIPFAIAGSENDIQINGELVKGRKTKWGAINIEDVSQCEFVFLRDFLTRTHLHDLIDTTSVVHYEGFRSKQLIALKENASNPNRQSAPLPPQPPTAQPSQQDLKSTASNGNIYQSR from the coding sequence ATGTCTGTAGTAGAAGAGCAATTCACCCAGCCCCAGAAATACGTTGGTTTCGACACCATCACCACTCAAATCGAGAACcgtttgttgaagagaggCTTCCAGTTCAACGTAATGGTAGTAGGTAGATCTGGTTTAGGTAAATCGACGTTGGTCAACACCTTATTTCTGTCAAAGTTGGCAACCTCTAATGGCCGTAGATCTGTGAGCGAGCCTATTGAGAAGACCACTGAGATCAAAGTCACGTCCCATACATTAATAGAAAACAACGTTAGATTGAACATCAACGTGATTGACACTCCAGGATTTGGTGACCAGATCAATAACGAGAAGTGCTGGGAACCTTTGGTCAAATATATCAAGGAACAACACTCTCAATATTTGAGGAAGGAGTTAACCGctcaaagagaaagattCATTCCAGACACCAGAGTCCATGCCATTTTATACTTTATCCCACCCAACGGcaccaagttgaaacagTTAGATGTGCTagcattgaagaagttgtcgGAGATTGCCAACGTTATTCCAATCATCGCCAAGTCAGACTCGTTGACTCTTGAAGAGAGatcaaacttcaagaagctcttgCAGAACGAATTCGTaaagtacaacttcaacatctaTCCATACGATAGCGACGACTTGTacccagaagaaagacagttgaacgaagacatcaagtcgttgattCCATTTGCTATCGCTGGCTCTGAAAACGATATCCAGATCAACGGTGAGCTCGTTAAGGGTAGAAAGACTAAGTGGGGAGCCATCAACATCGAAGACGTCAGCCAATGTGAGTTTGTCTTCTTGAGAGACTTTTTGACCAGAACCCACTTGCATGACTTGATCGACACTACTTCTGTCGTTCACTACGAAGGCTTCAGATCTAAGCAGTTGATTGCTTTGAAGGAAAATGCCCTGAACCCAAACAGACAATCGGCTCCTCTCCCTCCTCAACCCCCTACTGCCCAACCTTCGCAGCAAGATCTCAAGAGTACTGCTTCGAACGGCAACATCTACCAATCCAGATAG
- a CDS encoding Exodeoxyribonuclease (go_function nuclease activity~go_process DNA repair) encodes MGVKGLNQLIKEHSPGAFKEFQLKNLFGRKVAIDASMCLYQFLIAVRQSDGQQLTNESGETTSHLSGMFYRTIRMVENNIKPVYVFDGKPPVLKGGELEKRLLKREEAQKQIDSIKDTGTVAEVMKFEKRLVRVSREQNDEAKKLLELMGIPYVNAPCEAEAQCAELARTGKVFAAASEDMDTLCYEPPYLLRHLTFAEARKMPINQITYSEAIAGLEMTKPQFIDMCILLGCDYCETIKGVGPVTAYKLIKEHGSLEKIIEHINSNPTSKYKVPENWPYDEARQLFMDPEVTKGEEVTLKWKEPDVEGLIQYMVREKGFSEDRIRSGAEKLKKGLKTGVQGRLDGFFSVVAKPGAKAGDKKGDKKRGSDSKASNNKKKRK; translated from the exons ATGGGTGTGAAAG GACTCAACCAGCTCATTAAAGAGCATTCACCTGGTGCCTTCAAGGAGTTTCAGTTGAAAAACTTATTTGGTCGTAAAGTTGCTATCGATGCCTCCATGTGCTTGTACCAGTTCCTTATTGCCGTCAGACAATCAGATGGGCAGCAATTGACCAACGAGAGCGGAGAAACGACATCTCACTTGTCTGGTATGTTCTACAGAACAATCCGTATGGTGGAAAACAATATCAAGCCAGTATACGTCTTTGACGGAAAACCTCCTGTCTTAAAAGGAGGCgaacttgaaaagagattattgaaaagagaagaagctcaaAAGCAGATTGATTCTATCAAGGATACTGGAACTGTGGCAGAAGTAATGAAGTTTGAGAAAAGACTTGTTAGAGTCTCCAGAGAGCAAAATGACGAGGCAAAGAAGCTTCTAGAACTCATGGGAATACCGTACGTAAATGCGCCCTGTGAAGCCGAAGCTCAATGTGCCGAATTAGCTAGAACTGGAAAGGTGTTTGCAGCTGCTTCCGAAGATATGGACACCTTGTGCTATGAACCACCTTACTTGTTGAGGCACTTGACTTTTGCCGAAGCCAGAAAGATGCCGATCAACCAGATCACCTACTCGGAAGCAATTGCTGGGTTGGAAATGACAAAACCGCAATTCATCGATATgtgtattcttcttggttgtGACTACTGTGAAACCATCAAGGGAGTGGGTCCCGTTACAGCCTACAAGCTTATCAAGGAACATGGCTCATTAGAAAAGATCATTGAACACATCAATAGCAACCCTACTTCCAAGTATAAAGTGCCAGAAAACTGGCCGTACGATGAAGCCAGACAGTTATTCATGGATCCAGAGGTCACAAAAGGTGAAGAAGTCACTTTGAAGTGGAAAGAGCCAGATGTAGAAGGACTTATCCAATACATGGTCAGAGAAAAGGGATTCAGCGAAGACAGAATCAGAAGCGGAgcagaaaagttgaagaagggATTGAAAACAGGAGTCCAGGGAAGATTGGATGGATTCTTTCTGGTTGTAGCTAAACCTGGAGCTAAGGCTGGAGACAAGAAGGGTGATAAGAAGAGAGGTAGTGATTCCAAAGCTAGtaacaacaagaagaaaagaaagtga
- a CDS encoding 20S proteasome subunit (go_component proteasome core complex (sensu Eukaryota)~go_function endopeptidase activity~go_process ubiquitin-dependent protein catabolism), which translates to TIEVEYASEAVKRGTCAVGVKGKESVVLGCEKRTTLKLQDPRITPSKICKIDNHALLAFAGLNADARILVDKARVEAQSHRLTLEDAVSIEYLTKYVAGVQQKYTQSGGVRPFGIATIIAGFDSNDTVPKLYQTEPSGVYNAWKAHAIGRSSKTVREFLEKHYEEDLSDEQTVKLTIKSLLEVVQTGAKNIEVSVLKTGNVIKTLTVDEIKTYVDEIEAEKAAEAEKKKKPRD; encoded by the coding sequence ACTATAGAGGTTGAATACGCTTCTGAAGCCGTCAAAAGAGGTACCTGTGCTGTAGGTGTCAAAGGCAAGGAGTCTGTAGTCTTGGGCTGCGAAAAGAGAACCACATTGAAGTTGCAAGATCCTCGTATCACTCCTTCTAAGATCTGTAAGATCGACAACCACGCATTGTTAGCATTTGCCGGATTGAATGCCGATGCCCGTATCTTGGTGGATAAGGCTAGAGTCGAGGCACAGTCACATAGATTAACCCTAGAAGACGCTGTTTCCATAGAATATTTGACCAAGTACGTTGCTGGGGTGCAGCAGAAATATACTCAGTCGGGAGGTGTAAGACCGTTTGGGATTGCCACCATCATTGCTGGATTCGACAGTAACGACACTGTGCCCAAGTTATATCAAACAGAACCTTCGGGAGTGTACAATGCCTGGAAGGCTCATGCCATTGGTAGATCTTCCAAGACTGTTAGAGAATTTTTGGAGAAACattatgaagaagacttgtcTGACGAACAGACCGTTAAGTTGACtatcaagtcgttgttggaAGTTGTTCAGACCGGAGCCAAGAATATCGAGGTGTCGGTGTTGAAGACAGGTAATGTGATCAAGACCTTGACTGTAGACGAAATAAAGACGTATGTCGACGAAATCGAAGCTGAAAAGGCTGCTGAAGccgaaaagaagaagaagcccAGAGATTAG
- the FUM1 gene encoding fumarase (Fumarase converts fumaric acid to L-malic acid in the TCA cycle~go_function catalytic activity): MSTRIETDAFGEIAVSTDKYWGAQSQRSLGNFDIGDIRMPEPIVKSFGILKKAAATVNEELGVLDPKLAKAIREAASEVADGKLTAHFPLVVYQTGSGTQSNMNANEVISNRAIELLGGVMGSKKPVHPNDHVNMSQSSNDTFPTVMHIAAVIEVSNQLLPKLRDLKTAFEKKADEFKDIIKIGRTHLQDATPLTLGQEFSGYVQQIAFGIERIEQTLPRLSYLAQGGTAVGTGLNTKKGFDVKVAAEVSKLTGLEFKTAPNKFEALAAHDAFVETSGALNTVAVSLFKIANDVRYLGSGPRCGYGELSLPENEPGSSIMPGKVNPTQCEAMTMVCAQVMGNHTTITFSGASGQFELNVFKPVMAYNLLTSIRLLGDAAKSFRINCVEGIVANKEKIAKVLNESLMLVTALNPKIGYDNASKVAKNAHKKGITLKESCLELNMLTSEEFDQWVRPENMIGPKD, from the coding sequence ATGTCCACCAGAATCGAAACTGATGCCTTCGGCGAAATAGCCGTGTCCACCGATAAGTACTGGGGAGCACAGAGTCAGAGATCTTTGGGCAACTTTGATATCGGCGACATCAGAATGCCTGAACCAATTGTTAAATCGTTTGggatcttgaagaaggccGCAGCAACAgtcaatgaagaattagGAGTCTTGGATCCAAAACTTGCTAAAGCTATTAGGGAAGCAGCTTCGGAAGTCGCTGATGGAAAATTGACAGCCCATTTTCCGTTGGTCGTCTACCAGACTGGCTCAGGTACTCAATCCAATATGAATGCTAACGAAGTCATCTCCAACAGAGCCATTGAGCTCTTGGGAGGGGTTATGGGCTCCAAGAAGCCAGTCCATCCCAACGATCACGTCAACATGTCGCAATCCTCTAATGACACTTTCCCTACAGTGATGCACATAGCTGCTGTCATCGAGGTCTCGAACCAGTTGTTGCCCAAGTTGAGAGACTTGAAAACTgcttttgaaaagaaagccGACGAATTCAAGGATATCATAAAAATCGGTAGAACTCATTTGCAAGATGCTACACCCTTGACGTTAGGCCAAGAATTCTCAGGCTACGTCCAGCAGATCGCCTTTGGCATTGAAAGAATCGAACAGACTTTACCAAGATTGTCGTATTTGGCGCAGGGTGGTACTGCCGTCGGTACTGGACTCAACACCAAGAAAGGATTTGACGTTAAGGTCGCTGCAGAGGTCTCTAAACTTACAGGCTTGGAATTCAAGACGGCTCCAAACAAGTTTGAAGCTCTTGCCGCCCATGATGCCTTTGTTGAGACATCTGGAGCTTTGAATACCGTAGCTGTGtctttgttcaagattGCCAACGATGTCAGATACTTGGGTTCTGGCCCCAGATGTGGATATGGTGAGTTGTCGTTACCAGAAAACGAACCGGGTTCTTCCATCATGCCTGGCAAAGTCAACCCTACCCAATGTGAAGCTATGACTATGGTCTGTGCTCAGGTTATGGGAAACCACACTACGATTACATTCTCCGGTGCTTCAGGCCAGTTTGAATTGAATGTGTTCAAACCAGTCATGGCCtacaacttgttgacttCCATCAGATTGCTCGGAGACGCTGCCAAGTCattcagaatcaactgTGTCGAAGGAATTGTAGCCAACAAGGAGAAGATCGCTAAGGTATTGAACGAGTCATTGATGTTGGTCACTGCCTTGAACCCCAAGATTGGCTACGACAACGCCTCCAAGGTTGCTAAAAACGCTCACAAGAAGGGCATTACCTTGAAGGAATCGTGCTTGGAGTTGAATATGTTGACATCCGAAGAGTTTGACCAGTGGGTCAGACCAGAGAACATGATTGGTCCAAAGGACTAG
- a CDS encoding predicted protein produces VDALTESNDLTVIRAQLSSDELVNNQDIEHTESLIEESRSQKEYESSLTKFDLWDIIKKGSINLVLPFINGMMLGFGEILAHEIGFRYNWVGARVQPVRRLEQRQKRESKFL; encoded by the coding sequence GTTGATGCGCTAACAGAAAGTAACGATTTGACAGTGATAAGAGCGCAATTGTCTTCTGACGAGTTGGTCAACAACCAGGACATAGAGCATACAGAGTCgttgattgaagaaagtagaCTGCAGAAAGAATATGAGTCGTCGTTAACGAAATTTGACCTCTGGGATATAATAAAAAAGGGTTCTATCAATTTGGTGTTACCTTTTATTAATGGGATGATGTTGGGGTTCGGCGAGATATTGGCACACGAGATTGGCTTTCGTTACAACTGGGTTGGGGCCAGGGTGCAGCCGGTCAGAAGATTAGaacagagacagaagagagagtccaagttcttgtag
- the HXK1 gene encoding Hexokinase (go_function hexokinase activity; ATP binding~go_process glycolysis): MVHLGPKPPQHRKGSLHDVPEALLKELEQLESVFNVSAETLRKITDHFVLELEKGLSKKGGNIPMIPGWVLDFPTGKETGDYLAIDLGGTNLRVVLVKLGGNRDFDTTQSKYPLPATMRTAKSEELWDFIAGCLKKFVEDEYPEGVTEPLPLGFTFSYPASQSSINEGFLQRWTKGFDIDGVEGRDVVPMLQEAIKKENVPIEVVALINDTTGTLVASAYTDPETKMGLIFGTGCNGAYYDVCGEIPKLEGQFHGDVAGESLMAINCEYGAFDNELAVLPRSKFDHQIDAESPRPGQQAFEKMISGYYLGEVLRLALLDLSAKGIFFKDQDLSKLNQPFILDTSFPARIEEDPYENLSDVQDLFQQELGIQTTDAERSVIRRLAEVIGERSARLSVCGIAAICKKRGYKTAHAAADGSVFNKYPGFKERAAKGLRDIFQWETKEDPIIIVPAEDGSGVGAAVIAALTEKRLREGKSVGAKKN, translated from the coding sequence ATGGTTCACTTAGGTCCTAAGCCTCCTCAGCATAGAAAGGGTTCGTTGCACGATGTTCCCGAAGCGCTTCTCAAAGAATTGGAGCAGCTTGAGTCTGTTTTCAATGTTAGCGCAGAAACTCTTCGCAAGATCACCGACCACTTTGTCCTCGAATTAGAGAAGGGTTTGAGCAAGAAAGGCGGCAACATTCCCATGATACCCGGCTGGGTTCTTGACTTTCCAACCGGGAAAGAAACGGGTGATTACCTTGCCATAGATTTGGGAGGAACCAACTTGCGAGTTGTTTTGGTCAAGCTTGGAGGAAACAGAGATTTCGACACCACTCAGTCCAAGTACCCATTGCCAGCTACCATGAGAACAGCAAAGAGCGAGGAGTTGTGGGACTTCATCGCTGgttgtttgaagaagtttgtgGAAGACGAATACCCAGAGGGAGTGACTGAGCCATTGCCATTGGGTTTCACTTTCTCGTACCCAGCATCGCAGAGTTCTATCAACGAAGGTTTCTTGCAAAGATGGACCAAGGGTTTTGACATTGACGGAGTTGAAGGTCGCGATGTCGTTCCAATGTTGCAAGAAGctatcaagaaggaaaacgTTCctattgaagttgtagCCTTGATCAACGATACCACCGGTACTTTAGTTGCTTCCGCCTATACCGACCCTGAGACCAAAATGGGTTTGATTTTCGGTACAGGCTGTAACGGTGCTTATTACGATGTCTGTGGCGAGATTCCCAAGTTGGAGGGCCAGTTCCACGGCGATGTAGCTGGAGAATCGTTGATGGCTATCAACTGTGAATACGGAGCTTTCGACAATGAACTCGCAGTTTTGCCCAGATCCAAGTTTGACCACCAGATCGACGCTGAATCACCTAGACCAGGCCAGCAGGCTTTTGAAAAAATGATTTCTGGCTACTACTTGGGTGAGGTGTTGAGACTTGCCTTATTGGACTTGCTGGCTAAGGgaatatttttcaaagaccaggacttgtccaagttgaaccagCCTTTCATTTTGGAcacttcttttccagccagaattgaagaagaccCTTACGAAAACTTGTCAGACGTCCAAGACTTGTTCCAGCAAGAGTTGGGTATCCAGACAACCGATGCTGAAAGAAGTGTTATTCGCCGTTTAGCAGAAGTAATTGGAGAAAGATCGGCTAGATTGTCAGTATGTGGTATTGCTGCTATCTGTAAGAAGAGAGGCTACAAGACCGCCCACGCTGCCGCTGACGGTTctgtcttcaacaagtacCCTGGCTTCAAGGAAAGAGCTGCTAAGGGATTGAGAGACATCTTCCAATGGGAGACCAAGGAGGATCCAATCATCATTGTTCCAGCCGAAGATGGTTCTGGAGTAGGTGCTGCTGTCATTGCAGCCTTGACCGAAAAGAGATTGAGAGAGGGTAAGTCCGTAggagcaaagaagaactaa
- a CDS encoding predicted protein, translating to MSSSNIRTADSSSGSSKLPVPRHTYSNSSVSNISSMNPQSLSNLKPNRSGSSAARLTRTNTNATDAITNANSTILGEGAPSLRTIDMVPSARPSVSYSDKLWTQIDVLDDVKSMANQVRSKGSFFNDKFNQELTKLKEQQNKLLETMSSQHFSDIGRSRSNQLVAASIKSPSLALHSTGGLKGGLLPSDKDEIVDKDKLKQEKLDEFFGDEQGTKSSRDILYRKQNFDEMNKYVDQIKDDLVNVGESMKRFDETTREIW from the coding sequence ATGAGCTCCTCCAATATACGTACGGCAGACTCATCCAGTGGGTCATCGAAGCTTCCTGTTCCCAGACATACATATTCCAACTCGCTGGTGTCTAACATTTCCAGTATGAATCCACAATCTCTCTCGAATTTAAAGCCCAACAGGTCTGGTTCCAGCGCTGCCCGCCTAACAAGAACCAATACCAATGCTACCGATGCAATTACAAATGCTAACAGCACTATACTTGGAGAAGGTGCTCCTAGCTTGAGAACAATAGATATGGTGCCGAGCGCCAGACCCAGTGTCTCGTATCTGGACAAACTCTGGACCCAAATCGATGTACTTGATGATGTGAAAAGTATGGCTAATCAAGTACGGCTGAAGGGATCATTtttcaacgacaagttcaacCAAGAGTtgacgaagttgaaagaaCAACAGAATAAATTGTTAGAAACAATGTCGTCACAGCATTTCAGCGACATAGGCAGAAGTAGACTGAACCAATTAGTAGCGGCGTCGATTAAGTCTCCCAGCTTAGCTTTGCACTCTACAGGTGGACTTAAGGGTGGCTTGTTGCCGTCGGACAAAGATGAAATAGTAGATAAAGACAAGCTCAAACAGGAAAAGTTGGATGAGTTCTTTGGTGACGAGCAAGGTACCAAGAGCTCTCGAGATATTCTTTACAGAAAACAGAATTTCGACGAGATGAACAAATATGTGGATCAGATTAAAGACGATTTGGTCAATGTGGGAGAGTCTATGAAGCGCTTTGACGAGACAACAAGAGAGATATGGTAG